Genomic window (Drosophila ananassae strain 14024-0371.13 chromosome 3L, ASM1763931v2, whole genome shotgun sequence):
ACTCTTAAGAGCATTAATCGCTCAGTTTTATAAGAGTTCGCAACACTAGACAAGTTTAAGAATCaatcaaatttttaaaagaaggttattaatttgttatattcaatcatatgtccaaatattttatttttacgtaaataaaatatcaaaaaattgTAACAATAAACCACGGTCTACAGTAATTATTAATGGCGGGCTTTTTATATAGGAGGTTATGGATCAAAGAATCGAAGCTTTTTTTTGAACTTATCTACCCGACTTTTTACAGTTCCTAGTGATATCTTTACAGTACGATTGTGTagatacaaatgtatctgTAGGATTGCTCAACACTGGCCTCGATTCGTTTCTCCCAAGTTTTGTTATTCGAACCGTAGCGACTTGGGCCAGTTATTACCCTCGATGGCTAAGAAATTCCGTGAACAAAATAGATTCGTTCACCGATCCTGAAAATACTCAAAACTCAATTAATATACTCGGAAGAAACTGCAGAAATACTCCATTCATGAATCCGGAAGCCAGAGACTTGGAATTTAGAAAGGTTCGTTCGCTTTAAACCGAATTGAATatatttgtgtttattttgaaCACGCaagcaacttttttttttttggtatccAGCGGTAACAGCCAAACAAAAGAATACCACCCATAATATTCAAGTTAAATATATGCATTTGGGTTGATCCCAATAtaatatcaaaatattttctctGCCACAGGGCGATGTAGAAAGACCGCACTTCGAGGCAGTTACCACATTGTCGGACTCCCAGGCGATACGGAGTGTGGACTTTCATCCAAATGGAAAGTTGTACGCAGTGGGCTCCAACTCCAAGACATTCCGCATCTGCCAGTATCCCCAACTGAACAAGTTAAGGTATTACTCATTCAAATATATTCTTTTTCGCGTTCTCTAAgctaatattttttgtaaagaaATGGTCAGCAAACGACGGCCTATCCTCCATCTGTGCTCTGCAAGCGGACAAAGCACCACAGAGGCTCCATATACTGTACTTGCTGGTCGCGGGATGGAGAACTCATTGCCACCGGATCGAATGACAAAACCATTAAGTATATGAGATTCAATAATGAGACCAACCAGCTGGTGGGCCACGAGATGGAGCTCAACATGCACGACGGCACTGTGCGGGACATGTGCTTCCTGGACGACTCGTCCACCAAGTCCCGGCTGTTGGCCAGCGGCGGTGCCGGCGACTGCAAAATCTATATAACAGACTGCGGAACTGGCACTCCCTTCCAGGCCTTCAGTGGGCACAATGGCCATATATTGTCCCTTTACAGCTGGAATAACTCGATGTTCGTTTCCGGATCTCAGGATCAAACGATACGCTTCTGGGATCTGCGTGTCAACGTTTCGGTCAACACTTTGGACCATGTGAGCAAGGAGGGCGGCTTGGAGAACTCGGCAGTGACTGCAGTGTGTGTGGATCCGACGGGCAGGCTTTTGGTGTCAGGACACGCGGATAGCTCTTGCGTATTATACGACATCCGTGGCAATCGCCCAATACAACGGTTTTATCCTCATACAGCTGAAATAAGGTGAGATTTAAAGTTTATAAAGAGATAAGTAAGTTAATTCATGTAATTCCTTCGACAGATGCGTCCGATTTTCCCCATCCGCCTACTATATGCTAACTTGCAGCTACGACAACTCCATTAAGCTGACGGATCTCCAAGGCGATCTGGCCAATGAGCTATCctcggtggtggtggcggagcACAAGGACAAGGCCATCACCATCCGATGGCATCCAACTGACTTCTCATTCATCTCCACGTCGGCGGATAAAACGGCTACGTTGTGGTCCTTGCCACCATCATAAAATGGCCAAAATCACTTCTCTACAGAACGGCTTTAATTTCGTTGTCAAGATTATTGTATTTCAAATGAAATAGAAGACCAACCAACGGGAGTTGATCAGACTGAtctaatttattaaataaatcgcAAATGAAATACATAATTATCATACATCTACCACGTTTatggtataaaaaataaaaatgcacaCGTTTCAAGTTTGTATAGTtggtatatatttatttaaatccaTTCTCTTACTAACCCACAGTTCCATTAATGTTTTACTTTCTAAGGCaaataaattgatttatgTTGGATTtaatgttgca
Coding sequences:
- the LOC6495722 gene encoding WD repeat-containing protein 47, with translation MNPEARDLEFRKGDVERPHFEAVTTLSDSQAIRSVDFHPNGKLYAVGSNSKTFRICQYPQLNKLRNGQQTTAYPPSVLCKRTKHHRGSIYCTCWSRDGELIATGSNDKTIKYMRFNNETNQLVGHEMELNMHDGTVRDMCFLDDSSTKSRLLASGGAGDCKIYITDCGTGTPFQAFSGHNGHILSLYSWNNSMFVSGSQDQTIRFWDLRVNVSVNTLDHVSKEGGLENSAVTAVCVDPTGRLLVSGHADSSCVLYDIRGNRPIQRFYPHTAEIRCVRFSPSAYYMLTCSYDNSIKLTDLQGDLANELSSVVVAEHKDKAITIRWHPTDFSFISTSADKTATLWSLPPS